A window from Physeter macrocephalus isolate SW-GA chromosome 11, ASM283717v5, whole genome shotgun sequence encodes these proteins:
- the OR5AU1 gene encoding LOW QUALITY PROTEIN: olfactory receptor 5AU1 (The sequence of the model RefSeq protein was modified relative to this genomic sequence to represent the inferred CDS: deleted 1 base in 1 codon): MERANLSRVIEFELLGLTSDPWLQRLLFMVFLGMYAITLLGNLIMFIVIHVEATLHTPVYSLLESLSFLDFCYSSTVVPQTLVNFFTKRKVISYPGCMAQMIFCAGFATSECYLVAAMAYNRYAAICNPLLYSTAMSPEVCASLIVGSYSAGFPSSLIHMSCIFSLKFCGAHVVTQFFCDGPSILPPSCVDTSLCEILLFIFAGFNLLSCTLTILVSYLFILVTILRRNSAQGRFKAFSTCASHFTAVCLFYGTTLFMYLRPRSSHSLTQDRMVAVIYTVVIPMLNPLIYSLRNKDVKEDLRNVWGRKIME, from the exons ATGGAAAGGGCAAACCTGAGCCGAGTGATTGAGTTTGAGCTCTTGGGCCTCACCAGTGACCCCTGGCTCCAGAGGCTGCTCTTCATGGTGTTCCTGGGCATGTATGCTATCACGCTGCTGGGGAATCTGATCATGTTCATCGTGATCCACGTTGAG GCCACCTTGCACACGCCCGTGTACTCCCTTCTGGAGAGCCTCTCCTTCTTGGATTTCTGCTACTCCTCCACAGTTGTCCCCCAGACCCTGGTGAACTTCTTCACcaagaggaaggtgatctcttaTCCCGGCTGCATGGCTCAGATGATTTTCTGTGCGGGTTTTGCCACAAGTGAGTGCTATCTCGTTGCTGCCATGGCCTACAACCGCTATGCGGCTATTTGTAACCCCCTGCTCTACTCAACTGCCATGTCTCCTGAGGTCTGTGCCTCTCTGATTGTGGGCTCCTACAGTGCAGGATTCCCCAGTTCTCTAATCCACATGAGCTGTATCTTTAGTCTGAAATTCTGTGGTGCTCACGTGGTCACTCAGTTCTTCTGTGATGGACCGTCCATCCTGCCTCCGTCATGTGTGGACACTTCGCTGTGTGAAATCCTGCTCTTCATTTTTGCTGGTTTCAACCTTTTGAGCTGTACCCTCACCATCTTGGTCTCCTACCTCTTCATTCTCGTCACCATCCTGAGAAGGAACTCAGCCCAGGGCAGGTTCAAGGCCTTTTCCACCTGTGCTTCCCACTTCACTGCTGTGTGCCTCTTCTATGGCACAACACTTTTCATGTACCTGCGCCCCAGGTCCAGCCACTCCCTGACCCAAGACCGCATGGTTGCTGTGATCTACACAGTGGTGATCCCAATGCTGAACCCCCTTATCTACTCTTTGAGAAACAAGGATGTGAAAGAAGATTTAAGAAACGTTTGGGGAAGGAAAATAATGGAATGA